One Ardenticatenales bacterium genomic region harbors:
- a CDS encoding TIGR00730 family Rossman fold protein yields MSEPTPTRQTHDEQLLASPQGKMDSFIHTDPWRIFRIMGEFVEGFEALTELGPAVTIFGSARTHPEDEQYRQAVDLAHQLGQAGFNIITGGGPGIMAAANQGASTAGVTSVGLNVELPFEQGTNRWVDLPVQFHYFFIRKMMFVKYAQGFVIFPGGFGTMDELFESLTLIQTGKIRHFPVVLFGSGYWQGLLTWLRQTMLQEGKIAAADLDLMFVTDSVEEACRFIVEGQQRQHPRAQQEEAARQVTRQVLARQVLARQPREYD; encoded by the coding sequence ATGTCTGAACCAACCCCAACCCGACAGACGCACGACGAACAACTCCTCGCCTCCCCGCAGGGCAAGATGGACAGCTTCATCCACACCGACCCGTGGCGCATCTTCCGCATCATGGGCGAATTCGTGGAAGGGTTCGAGGCGCTGACGGAATTGGGACCGGCCGTGACCATTTTCGGCTCGGCCCGCACCCATCCCGAGGATGAGCAGTACCGGCAGGCGGTCGATCTGGCGCACCAACTGGGACAGGCGGGCTTCAATATCATCACCGGTGGCGGCCCCGGCATCATGGCTGCCGCCAACCAGGGCGCAAGTACCGCCGGCGTCACCTCCGTGGGGCTGAACGTCGAACTGCCCTTTGAGCAGGGAACCAACCGCTGGGTGGACCTGCCGGTGCAGTTTCATTACTTCTTCATCCGCAAGATGATGTTCGTCAAATACGCGCAGGGCTTTGTCATCTTCCCCGGTGGCTTCGGCACGATGGATGAGCTATTTGAGTCCCTGACACTAATCCAGACGGGCAAGATTCGTCACTTTCCGGTGGTGCTGTTCGGCAGCGGCTATTGGCAGGGGCTACTGACGTGGCTGCGCCAGACGATGCTCCAGGAAGGGAAGATCGCCGCCGCGGATCTCGACCTGATGTTCGTGACGGATTCCGTGGAGGAGGCGTGCCGCTTCATTGTCGAAGGGCAGCAACGACAACATCCACGCGCACAGCAGGAAGAGGCAGCGCGCCAGGTGACGCGCCAGGTGTTGGCGCGCCAGGTGTTGGCGCGCCAGCCACGGGAGTACGATTGA
- a CDS encoding alpha/beta hydrolase has protein sequence MSITTVNNRLIHYEALGRGEPLIFVHGWLGSWRYWWPSMQALSTQHRTFAFDLWGFGDSSKEQQMYSLDTYVSMLDQFMGHLGIRPPISLVGHALGGVVALRFANRHPDRVKRLVTVALPIMGSYINERLKTMNAGTFLQKYLGKAHTFPEVESETHKTDPGAISRLAQELSQASFAADLERVSCQTLLVYGEQDPVVQIPSDDYNTWQRSGQNRHIIMLNGSTHFPMLEETATFNRLMLDFIHADSPMEIAPKTLWQRRTR, from the coding sequence ATGAGCATCACGACTGTCAACAACCGCCTGATCCACTACGAGGCATTGGGCCGCGGCGAACCACTGATCTTCGTCCACGGCTGGCTTGGCTCGTGGCGGTATTGGTGGCCCTCCATGCAAGCACTTTCCACGCAGCACCGGACGTTTGCTTTCGATCTGTGGGGGTTTGGAGACTCCAGCAAAGAGCAACAGATGTATTCGCTGGACACGTATGTTTCCATGCTGGACCAGTTTATGGGGCATTTGGGCATTCGCCCTCCTATCTCACTGGTGGGACATGCGTTAGGGGGCGTGGTGGCGCTGCGTTTCGCCAACCGGCATCCCGACCGAGTGAAGCGGCTGGTGACGGTGGCGCTGCCCATTATGGGGAGCTACATCAATGAGCGTTTGAAGACGATGAATGCCGGCACTTTCCTGCAAAAATACCTCGGTAAAGCCCACACCTTCCCTGAAGTCGAATCCGAAACCCACAAAACCGACCCCGGAGCCATCAGCCGTCTGGCCCAAGAATTGAGCCAGGCCAGTTTCGCCGCCGATTTGGAGCGCGTAAGCTGCCAGACCTTGCTCGTCTACGGCGAGCAAGACCCGGTTGTCCAAATACCCAGCGATGACTACAATACCTGGCAGCGGTCAGGACAGAACCGCCACATCATCATGCTAAATGGCAGCACCCACTTCCCCATGCTCGAAGAAACCGCCACCTTTAACAGATTGATGCTCGATTTCATCCACGCCGACAGCCCCATGGAAATCGCGCCCAAAACATTGTGGCAGCGCCGCACACGCTGA
- a CDS encoding serine hydrolase — protein MGNAWRRQIEMKDMGKGAHYFWLWACLWVLAACRPTPPPSPVPIAGASPTSHLPATVTPTAAIESTPAPTEKPAPSPSPLPTASPTPLPLLSSPCGTTLPLQPPNTPPTTTSLNPNQLLDDVPETARAAVRYILENPEDVGLVAFRVGQEPYGIYLNADTPMPLASVAKLIDLLAYAEAVNAGELDPTEWVPLRDLEQYYLPGTDLNAHTYALEDAGTRDLIAADPPRTPLEEVPWMMIQHSSNAAADYLHQRLGQARLEATAQEMGLGSQGAPCPFIGQFLVMANHLRAGSDPDAIKQYAADLDAYGADVMRLTDAFALDPSFRAAEIAWRRSNRRPSVQTQRLFTESLGARASARDYANLMSRIAQNQLTTGYMNILVRHYLEWPMIFAVNQDVFWTMGYKGGSLPGVLTGVYYGEPLTYRVPVVVALFFHNLPMQTYRQWRQNWPHDELARWLMYDVEALPTLARLLNNDN, from the coding sequence TTGGGTAACGCCTGGCGGCGACAAATCGAAATGAAGGATATGGGGAAAGGAGCGCACTACTTCTGGTTGTGGGCATGCCTATGGGTGCTGGCGGCGTGTCGTCCGACTCCCCCGCCATCGCCCGTCCCTATCGCCGGCGCGTCCCCGACAAGCCATTTGCCGGCAACCGTTACCCCAACGGCTGCAATAGAATCAACGCCCGCGCCAACGGAAAAGCCCGCGCCTTCTCCCAGCCCCCTGCCCACGGCCTCGCCCACGCCGCTGCCCCTGCTCTCCTCCCCCTGTGGCACAACGCTGCCCTTGCAGCCGCCCAACACGCCGCCGACCACCACCAGCCTCAACCCAAACCAACTTCTCGACGACGTGCCGGAGACGGCGCGGGCTGCCGTGCGCTATATTCTGGAGAACCCGGAGGACGTGGGGCTGGTGGCTTTCCGCGTGGGGCAGGAGCCATACGGCATCTACTTGAATGCGGATACGCCGATGCCGCTGGCTTCCGTTGCCAAGTTAATCGACTTGTTGGCTTATGCGGAGGCGGTGAACGCGGGGGAGCTTGATCCCACGGAGTGGGTTCCACTGCGTGATCTGGAGCAGTATTATCTGCCGGGAACGGACCTGAACGCGCACACGTATGCCCTGGAAGATGCCGGCACGCGAGACCTGATTGCCGCCGATCCCCCCCGCACGCCCCTGGAAGAAGTGCCGTGGATGATGATACAACACAGCTCCAACGCGGCGGCGGATTATCTGCATCAGCGGCTGGGGCAGGCGCGCCTCGAAGCCACCGCCCAGGAGATGGGATTGGGCAGCCAGGGTGCGCCCTGCCCGTTTATTGGTCAGTTTTTGGTGATGGCGAATCATTTGCGTGCCGGCAGCGACCCGGATGCCATCAAGCAATACGCCGCCGACCTGGACGCCTATGGCGCGGACGTGATGCGCCTGACCGACGCCTTCGCCCTGGACCCCAGTTTTCGCGCCGCGGAAATCGCCTGGCGACGCAGCAATCGCCGACCGTCCGTCCAGACACAGCGGCTATTCACCGAGTCTCTGGGCGCACGTGCTTCAGCCCGTGACTACGCGAACTTGATGAGTCGGATTGCCCAAAATCAACTAACGACCGGCTACATGAATATCCTGGTGCGGCACTATCTGGAGTGGCCCATGATCTTCGCTGTGAACCAGGACGTGTTCTGGACAATGGGGTATAAGGGTGGCTCCTTGCCGGGGGTGCTGACCGGCGTCTACTACGGCGAACCATTGACGTATCGCGTCCCCGTGGTCGTGGCGCTATTCTTCCACAACCTGCCCATGCAGACGTACCGGCAATGGCGGCAGAATTGGCCCCATGATGAGTTGGCGCGCTGGCTAATGTACGATGTGGAGGCACTGCCGACGCTGGCGCGGCTACTGAATAATGATAACTGA
- a CDS encoding DUF3048 domain-containing protein — protein sequence MPLHLLVMWLIASALVGCGSSRAISPTPTNLPAAPTTAGSIPAAATELPPPPVSVTQAAPPTPTLIVPPTLPPAPTPEAATPLVISGIIGPDQIPANVNPLTGETVADPATLAHRPIAIKISNSSAVVRPQSGLNSADLVFEHYAEGGITRFTAVFYGQGTDLVGPIRSGRLIDLEIPKMYDAAFAYSGSSAPVRDLIRGSRFFDRVISPDFGHDGFWRDYEIGNPNKPGWETLYTNTDTLRRILQQRDLDTPPQLPSNMGFSAASPTNGAPVNSVEVQYLGTNVFWQYDAGTGRYLRWADGEPHLDANTNQQINFRNVVVVAANHVDTLILEDEVAGGHYSIEIQLWGEGPVSIFRDGQRFDGRWQRVDPGYMLTFYDADGNVIPLAPGNTFFQVVPLGFTGLTAR from the coding sequence ATGCCACTCCACCTTCTTGTGATGTGGCTCATTGCCAGCGCATTGGTCGGCTGTGGCTCCTCCCGCGCCATCTCACCAACGCCCACCAACCTCCCCGCCGCGCCCACGACCGCCGGCAGCATCCCCGCCGCGGCCACCGAACTCCCGCCCCCGCCCGTCTCCGTCACCCAAGCCGCTCCGCCCACCCCCACCCTCATCGTCCCCCCCACGCTTCCCCCCGCGCCCACGCCAGAAGCCGCCACGCCTCTCGTGATCAGCGGCATCATTGGCCCAGACCAGATTCCGGCTAACGTGAATCCCCTGACAGGCGAGACGGTCGCCGACCCCGCCACCCTGGCCCACCGCCCTATCGCCATCAAAATCTCCAACTCCTCCGCCGTCGTGCGCCCGCAATCGGGCCTGAACAGCGCCGATCTGGTGTTTGAGCATTACGCCGAAGGGGGCATCACGCGCTTCACCGCCGTTTTTTATGGCCAAGGGACCGACCTGGTCGGCCCCATCCGCAGTGGGCGGCTCATTGACCTGGAGATTCCCAAGATGTATGACGCGGCGTTTGCCTATTCCGGCTCCAGCGCCCCCGTACGCGACCTGATCCGCGGCAGTCGCTTCTTTGACCGGGTCATTTCGCCCGATTTTGGGCACGATGGCTTCTGGCGTGATTATGAGATCGGCAACCCGAACAAGCCGGGCTGGGAGACGCTGTACACGAATACGGACACGCTGCGCCGCATTTTGCAGCAACGCGACCTGGACACGCCGCCGCAACTGCCTTCCAACATGGGCTTCAGCGCCGCGTCGCCGACCAACGGCGCGCCGGTGAACAGTGTGGAGGTGCAATATCTGGGGACGAACGTTTTCTGGCAGTATGATGCCGGCACAGGACGATACCTGCGGTGGGCGGATGGCGAACCGCACCTGGACGCCAACACCAATCAGCAGATCAATTTCCGCAACGTCGTCGTCGTCGCCGCCAACCACGTAGACACCCTCATCCTGGAAGACGAAGTCGCCGGCGGCCACTACTCCATCGAAATCCAGCTATGGGGCGAAGGCCCCGTCTCCATATTCCGCGACGGCCAACGATTCGATGGCCGCTGGCAGCGCGTCGATCCGGGCTACATGCTCACCTTCTACGACGCGGACGGCAACGTCATCCCCCTGGCTCCCGGCAACACCTTCTTCCAGGTCGTTCCCCTCGGCTTCACCGGTCTCACAGCCCGCTAG